From a single Bacillus sp. NEB1478 genomic region:
- a CDS encoding reverse transcriptase-like protein, whose translation MIEVYIDGASAGDPGKSGAGVYVKTGDGQTHSYRFPLGTMSNHEAEYNALIHGLKLCVDNNWKIVSFRTDSQAVESAVDKRFAKDKRYVYLLEKALTYADQLDLFFIKWIPSKQNKMADELARQAIQLNGRTKHD comes from the coding sequence TTGATCGAGGTATATATAGATGGTGCTAGTGCTGGTGATCCTGGAAAGTCTGGCGCAGGTGTTTATGTAAAAACCGGTGATGGACAAACACATTCTTATCGTTTCCCATTAGGCACCATGTCTAACCATGAAGCAGAATACAATGCCTTAATCCATGGTTTGAAGTTATGCGTAGATAATAACTGGAAAATCGTTTCATTCCGAACAGATTCACAAGCTGTTGAAAGTGCGGTAGATAAGCGTTTTGCTAAAGATAAAAGGTATGTTTACTTATTAGAAAAAGCCTTAACCTATGCAGATCAGTTAGATTTATTTTTCATTAAATGGATACCTTCAAAACAAAATAAAATGGCAGATGAACTGGCTAGACAAGCGATTCAGCTAAATGGGAGAACAAAGCATGATTAA
- a CDS encoding YycC family protein, producing the protein MKPLQLSAETAVKLAKELNVPLEQLMHMPQHILVKKLMELEASNDKKDE; encoded by the coding sequence ATGAAACCTTTACAACTTTCTGCCGAAACAGCTGTTAAATTAGCAAAAGAATTAAATGTTCCCCTTGAGCAGTTAATGCATATGCCGCAGCATATTTTAGTGAAAAAACTTATGGAACTTGAAGCATCCAATGATAAAAAGGATGAATAA
- a CDS encoding reverse transcriptase-like protein: MKFSIEYIYKHPKSLVMIRFISDQVTLEEALLTASDLENTGRLSEISFIDSKGVNWNKKELLKLTKVKKEEPREISLSFDGGFKAETGESGQGVVITYSQNGVQYRLKKNSSLGQIESNNESEYAALWIAAKELEALGVQYEEVLIKGDSKVVIEQMKGEWPCYETNLQNWADKIETLFKKMKIEPIYEWVTRNENKVADQLGEQALNGKIIKAVKEVIDNY, encoded by the coding sequence ATGAAGTTCTCAATTGAATATATATACAAACATCCAAAGTCTCTAGTTATGATTCGTTTCATTTCCGATCAAGTTACATTAGAAGAAGCACTTTTAACTGCATCCGATCTCGAAAATACCGGACGTCTCTCAGAAATTTCATTTATTGACAGTAAGGGGGTTAATTGGAACAAGAAAGAACTATTGAAGCTTACAAAAGTAAAAAAAGAAGAACCGCGTGAAATAAGCTTATCCTTTGATGGAGGATTCAAGGCAGAAACAGGAGAAAGCGGGCAAGGCGTTGTAATCACATACTCCCAGAATGGGGTTCAGTATAGACTTAAGAAAAATAGCAGTTTGGGACAGATAGAATCTAATAATGAATCAGAATATGCTGCTCTTTGGATTGCGGCTAAAGAACTTGAAGCTCTCGGTGTTCAATACGAGGAAGTCCTTATTAAAGGGGATTCTAAAGTAGTTATTGAACAAATGAAGGGTGAATGGCCTTGTTATGAAACGAACCTCCAGAACTGGGCAGATAAAATCGAAACACTATTTAAGAAAATGAAAATTGAACCGATCTATGAATGGGTAACGCGAAATGAGAATAAAGTTGCAGATCAATTAGGCGAACAAGCTCTTAATGGTAAAATCATTAAGGCGGTAAAAGAAGTCATTGATAATTATTGA
- a CDS encoding 5'-3' exonuclease H3TH domain-containing protein — protein MEKKETLLLIDGFNLLSRCYFATAYGKEMHDLPRNSKGQFTNAIRVTIQKLLMLVREHEPTHITVAWDVKSDETLRREKFADYKGTRGELPEPLIQQFETLVELFDTIGINQLTIPRYEADDIIGTLVNRWRNERDGECIIYSNDRDLLQLLCEKTSQLISIKRDEIKYTLSHFQEEYGITPLQWIDVKALLGDKSDNIPGVAGVGDKAALPLIQQYGAIEFIYENFETLDPKYKRYLKKLEAGRELAILSKDLCTIYTDVPDLIEHDLEICKYELNKQTVREALEALEIQIRVG, from the coding sequence ATGGAAAAGAAAGAAACATTACTTTTAATTGATGGCTTTAACTTGCTGAGCAGATGTTATTTTGCTACAGCATATGGTAAAGAAATGCACGACCTTCCGAGAAACTCAAAAGGACAATTCACAAATGCGATTCGAGTTACAATTCAAAAATTATTAATGTTAGTTAGAGAGCATGAACCCACTCATATCACAGTTGCGTGGGATGTTAAAAGCGATGAAACCCTTCGAAGGGAAAAATTTGCGGATTATAAGGGAACAAGAGGCGAGCTTCCTGAGCCATTAATCCAGCAATTTGAAACTTTAGTGGAATTGTTTGATACGATTGGAATTAATCAATTAACAATTCCTAGGTACGAAGCAGATGATATTATTGGTACTCTTGTAAATCGTTGGCGAAACGAAAGAGACGGAGAATGTATCATCTACAGCAATGACCGTGATTTATTACAGCTGTTATGTGAAAAAACGTCTCAGCTCATTTCAATCAAACGAGATGAAATTAAATACACGTTATCACATTTCCAAGAAGAGTATGGAATTACTCCATTACAATGGATCGATGTAAAAGCACTGCTAGGAGATAAGAGTGATAACATACCAGGTGTTGCAGGTGTTGGAGATAAAGCAGCATTGCCTTTAATTCAGCAATATGGAGCAATTGAATTTATTTATGAAAATTTTGAAACACTGGATCCAAAGTACAAGCGATATCTTAAAAAATTAGAAGCTGGCAGAGAGCTTGCTATTCTGAGTAAGGATTTATGTACCATTTATACAGATGTACCTGATCTAATCGAACACGACCTTGAAATATGTAAATACGAACTGAACAAACAGACTGTTAGAGAAGCACTTGAGGCTTTAGAGATACAAATAAGAGTGGGTTAA
- the gabT gene encoding 4-aminobutyrate--2-oxoglutarate transaminase gives MKKSEDLLKRKELNVPRGPFNTVLNFLDHASGSTMTDVDGKEYIDFAGAIGTLNVGHCPPRIVDALKNQIEKYIHPCFHVMMYEPYIQLAEKLNDITPGNHHKKTFFLNSGAEAVENAVKIARKYTGRKAIISFERGFHGRTLLAMSLTSKVKPYKFEFGPFAPETYKMPYPYYYRDERNTEETDASILSKFEDFFLGEVPPEEIAAIIFEPVQGEGGFVVPSKNFVQGLRKICDKYNILLIADEIQTGFGRTGKMFAIEHFDVVPDLMTMSKSIAAGLPISAVTGKAEIMDAPAPGEIGGTYGGSPLGCVAALEVISMIEEDGLLAKANEIGSIILNTFTKWKNQYDFIGDVRGIGAMCALEIVQDKSSKKPDAIKAKQLIAACNQNGLAIMGAGIYSNVIRILSPLVISKEQLQKGLNIMEAQLDKISETVSL, from the coding sequence ATGAAGAAATCGGAAGACCTTCTAAAGCGTAAGGAGCTGAATGTTCCAAGAGGTCCATTTAACACGGTATTAAACTTTTTAGATCATGCAAGCGGAAGTACGATGACAGATGTTGACGGAAAAGAATACATTGATTTTGCAGGTGCTATCGGTACGTTAAATGTAGGTCATTGCCCGCCTCGAATTGTAGATGCCTTAAAGAATCAAATTGAAAAATACATCCATCCTTGTTTTCATGTCATGATGTATGAGCCTTATATTCAGCTCGCAGAAAAACTGAATGATATCACTCCAGGTAATCATCACAAAAAAACATTTTTCCTAAATAGTGGTGCAGAAGCAGTTGAAAATGCTGTAAAAATAGCTCGTAAATATACAGGCAGAAAAGCAATCATTTCATTTGAGCGCGGGTTCCACGGACGTACCCTTCTAGCAATGTCATTAACTAGTAAAGTAAAACCTTATAAGTTCGAATTCGGTCCATTTGCACCTGAAACGTACAAAATGCCATATCCTTATTATTACCGTGATGAGCGAAATACGGAAGAAACAGATGCTTCCATTTTAAGCAAATTTGAAGATTTCTTTTTAGGTGAAGTTCCACCTGAAGAAATAGCCGCAATCATTTTTGAGCCTGTTCAAGGGGAAGGCGGATTTGTTGTACCATCAAAGAATTTTGTTCAAGGACTCCGTAAAATTTGCGACAAGTATAATATCTTACTTATAGCAGATGAAATACAAACAGGTTTTGGCCGTACTGGTAAGATGTTTGCCATTGAACATTTTGACGTTGTTCCAGATTTAATGACCATGTCAAAATCTATAGCAGCAGGTCTACCCATTTCTGCAGTAACAGGAAAAGCTGAAATAATGGATGCACCTGCTCCAGGTGAAATTGGAGGAACATATGGAGGCAGTCCGCTTGGCTGTGTTGCTGCTTTAGAAGTCATTTCAATGATTGAAGAAGATGGACTTTTAGCAAAAGCAAACGAAATTGGTTCCATCATCTTAAATACATTTACAAAATGGAAAAATCAATATGATTTTATTGGAGATGTAAGAGGGATCGGTGCGATGTGTGCACTTGAAATCGTTCAAGATAAGTCTAGTAAAAAACCGGATGCGATCAAAGCTAAACAACTGATAGCAGCTTGCAATCAAAATGGACTTGCCATAATGGGGGCAGGTATATACAGCAACGTGATCAGAATATTATCCCCTCTCGTTATTTCAAAAGAACAGCTTCAAAAAGGACTAAATATAATGGAAGCTCAGTTGGATAAAATCAGTGAAACTGTTTCTTTATAG
- a CDS encoding HD domain-containing protein — MIDKTEAFVKKQLLNDSSGHDWYHIYRVKQLAENIAEQEKADRFICVMSALLHDLADEKIAGSEEKGLEDVKQWLHSIHVDNEDLIHILTIIKTMSFKGGNQSPMTTIEGEVVQDADRLDAIGAIGIGRTFAYSGAKGQLMYDPEIPVRETMTKEEYRSQKSTAINHFYEKLLKLKDYMNTSYAKQLAEERHNFLKQFLDQFFSEWEGKK; from the coding sequence ATGATAGATAAAACAGAAGCATTCGTGAAAAAACAATTATTAAATGATAGCAGTGGACATGATTGGTATCACATCTATCGAGTAAAACAATTAGCTGAAAATATTGCTGAACAAGAAAAGGCAGATCGATTTATCTGTGTTATGTCAGCATTATTGCATGATTTAGCTGATGAAAAGATCGCGGGAAGTGAAGAAAAAGGGCTCGAAGATGTTAAACAATGGCTGCATTCAATCCACGTGGACAATGAAGATTTGATACATATTCTTACTATCATTAAAACGATGTCATTTAAAGGTGGAAACCAATCACCAATGACTACAATCGAAGGGGAAGTAGTTCAGGATGCAGATCGCCTAGACGCGATCGGAGCGATCGGCATTGGAAGAACATTCGCATATTCAGGTGCAAAAGGACAACTAATGTATGATCCTGAAATACCAGTCAGAGAAACAATGACAAAGGAAGAATACCGCAGCCAGAAGAGTACCGCCATCAATCATTTTTATGAGAAGCTGCTGAAACTAAAAGATTATATGAATACTTCCTACGCCAAACAGCTTGCAGAAGAACGCCATAATTTTTTAAAGCAATTCCTCGATCAGTTCTTCTCAGAGTGGGAAGGGAAAAAGTAA
- a CDS encoding formate--tetrahydrofolate ligase, with protein sequence MLEKITIKSDIEIAQSAKMLRIEEIVGQLGIDDEDWEPYGRFKGKLSLDLFQKLQTVQEGKVVLVTAISPTPAGEGKSTVTVGLGQALNRVGKKTIVALREPSLGPSMGIKGGAAGGGYSQVMPMEDINLHFTGDLHAITTANNALAALIDNHIQQGNELNIDPRRIVWKRALDMNDRALRKIIIGLGGPLQGVPREDGFDITVASEVMAIFCLANNLEDLKLRLSKMVVAFDYENQPVTAGDLNAQGALTLLLKDAIRPNIVQTLENTPALVHGGPFANIAHGCNSVIATKLASKLGEIVVTEAGFGADLGAEKFLDIKARYAEINPSAVVIVATVRALKMHGGLPKDALKNPDVTALEKGMPNLEKHLDTLKQFGVPVVVAINKFITDTEEEVAFIKEWCAAKGIAAEEADVWAKGGKGGEELANRVLEVIETEKNSYKPLYELDIPIQEKVELICKKVYGAGDVQFSPKAMKQIKQYTEFGWDNLSICMAKTQYSFSDDPKKLGRPENFTITIRELKPSIGAGFIVALTGDVMTMPGLPKVPAANNMDVSADGKAVGLF encoded by the coding sequence ATGTTAGAAAAGATTACGATTAAAAGTGATATCGAGATTGCCCAGTCAGCTAAAATGCTGCGAATTGAAGAAATTGTAGGACAACTTGGAATTGATGATGAAGATTGGGAACCATACGGAAGATTTAAAGGTAAGCTTTCATTAGATCTTTTTCAAAAACTGCAAACCGTTCAAGAGGGAAAAGTAGTATTAGTAACCGCTATTAGCCCTACACCGGCAGGAGAAGGAAAATCCACTGTTACAGTTGGCTTAGGACAAGCGCTAAACCGTGTTGGAAAAAAGACAATTGTCGCATTGCGTGAACCATCTCTTGGTCCGAGTATGGGAATTAAAGGCGGTGCTGCTGGCGGAGGTTATTCTCAGGTTATGCCAATGGAAGATATAAATCTTCATTTCACAGGTGATCTTCATGCTATTACTACAGCTAATAATGCGCTTGCCGCTTTAATTGATAATCATATCCAGCAGGGGAATGAGCTAAATATTGACCCTCGTCGCATTGTGTGGAAGAGAGCACTTGACATGAACGACCGTGCTTTAAGAAAAATCATCATCGGTTTAGGCGGTCCATTGCAAGGTGTGCCTCGTGAAGATGGTTTTGATATAACTGTAGCATCAGAAGTCATGGCGATTTTCTGTTTGGCAAATAACTTAGAAGATTTAAAGCTTCGTCTTTCAAAAATGGTAGTGGCTTTTGATTATGAAAATCAACCTGTTACAGCGGGCGATTTAAATGCTCAAGGAGCGCTTACACTTCTATTAAAAGATGCTATCAGACCTAATATTGTTCAAACTTTGGAAAATACACCTGCTCTTGTTCATGGTGGTCCTTTTGCAAATATAGCACACGGCTGCAACAGTGTAATTGCTACAAAACTCGCTTCAAAATTAGGTGAGATTGTCGTTACTGAAGCTGGTTTTGGTGCTGACTTAGGTGCAGAAAAGTTCTTGGATATTAAAGCAAGGTATGCAGAGATTAATCCAAGTGCAGTTGTGATTGTAGCTACTGTACGCGCTTTGAAAATGCATGGAGGACTTCCGAAGGACGCTTTAAAAAATCCAGATGTAACTGCTCTAGAAAAAGGAATGCCTAACTTAGAGAAACATTTAGATACATTGAAGCAGTTCGGTGTGCCTGTTGTAGTTGCGATAAATAAATTTATTACAGATACAGAGGAAGAAGTTGCGTTCATTAAAGAGTGGTGCGCTGCCAAGGGAATTGCAGCTGAAGAAGCAGATGTATGGGCAAAAGGCGGGAAAGGCGGAGAAGAACTCGCTAACAGAGTGTTGGAAGTTATTGAGACTGAAAAGAATTCGTACAAACCTCTTTATGAACTAGATATACCGATTCAAGAAAAAGTAGAATTAATTTGTAAAAAAGTATATGGAGCTGGGGATGTTCAATTCTCACCAAAAGCAATGAAACAGATTAAACAATACACTGAATTCGGATGGGACAATCTTTCTATTTGTATGGCTAAAACGCAATATTCTTTCTCAGATGATCCTAAAAAGCTAGGCCGGCCCGAAAACTTTACTATCACGATTAGAGAGCTTAAACCATCTATTGGAGCTGGATTCATTGTTGCCCTAACAGGAGATGTAATGACAATGCCAGGTTTACCAAAAGTACCTGCAGCCAATAATATGGACGTTTCAGCAGATGGAAAAGCAGTTGGACTATTTTAA
- a CDS encoding 2Fe-2S iron-sulfur cluster-binding protein gives MAKIDVQGYGTYNIENGKKLVIALEDHGVDMLHRCGGKAKCTTCRVEVLSGDLGPIGEKEANILQTKGLSGNIRLSCQICVTADASIKPIVTVSSEGLDAGPRPAEECE, from the coding sequence ATGGCAAAAATTGATGTTCAGGGTTATGGCACTTATAATATTGAAAATGGTAAAAAGCTCGTTATCGCACTGGAGGATCATGGAGTTGACATGCTTCACCGCTGCGGGGGAAAAGCAAAGTGTACAACTTGCCGTGTAGAAGTTCTTTCTGGTGACCTGGGTCCTATTGGTGAAAAAGAAGCAAACATTCTACAAACGAAAGGACTATCTGGAAACATTAGATTATCATGCCAAATCTGTGTAACAGCAGATGCTTCTATTAAACCAATTGTTACAGTAAGTTCAGAAGGTTTAGATGCTGGTCCACGTCCTGCAGAAGAATGTGAATAA
- a CDS encoding S1-like domain-containing RNA-binding protein → MESKRPGLVYPLKVVRESDLGIILDLENGEEVLLHKSETKGKHEEGAIVEVFLYQDHQGRLAATETKPKVQLDSLAWLDVSGVNHKLGVFLYIGIKKDVLLSKDDLPESWEEWPKLGDKLYSGLKLDKKGRLFADLGTEEEMVEQAEAATEELFNKHVMGYVYKINDSGVLIFTDSQQIGFIHNDELKVKPRLGQKLEARVSFVREDGRMNLSMRPRKEQAYNEDSERIYQYLRENKGQMPLTDKSSPEEIKATFQMSKAAFKRALGKLLKEEKIIQENGKTYLQI, encoded by the coding sequence ATGGAATCAAAAAGACCAGGGCTAGTATATCCATTAAAAGTCGTTCGTGAGTCGGATTTAGGAATTATTTTAGACTTAGAAAACGGTGAAGAAGTACTTCTTCATAAATCAGAGACAAAAGGAAAACATGAAGAAGGTGCCATTGTCGAAGTATTTTTATATCAAGATCACCAAGGCAGGCTTGCAGCTACTGAAACAAAGCCAAAAGTACAATTGGATTCACTTGCATGGCTGGATGTTTCAGGTGTAAATCATAAATTAGGTGTGTTTTTGTACATTGGTATTAAAAAAGATGTTCTGTTATCTAAAGATGATCTTCCAGAATCATGGGAAGAATGGCCTAAACTTGGTGATAAATTATATTCTGGTTTGAAACTAGATAAAAAAGGCCGTTTGTTCGCTGATTTAGGCACAGAAGAAGAGATGGTAGAACAAGCAGAAGCCGCAACAGAAGAGCTATTTAACAAACACGTAATGGGTTATGTATATAAAATCAACGATTCCGGAGTATTAATATTTACTGATTCTCAGCAGATTGGATTTATCCATAACGATGAATTAAAAGTAAAACCTCGCCTTGGACAAAAGTTAGAAGCTAGAGTTTCATTCGTGAGGGAGGATGGACGAATGAATTTATCAATGCGCCCCAGAAAAGAGCAAGCTTATAACGAAGACTCTGAACGTATCTATCAATATCTTCGTGAAAACAAAGGACAAATGCCTCTGACTGATAAGTCTTCACCAGAAGAAATTAAAGCGACGTTTCAAATGAGTAAAGCTGCGTTCAAACGGGCACTTGGTAAGCTCTTGAAAGAAGAAAAAATCATACAGGAAAACGGAAAAACTTATCTTCAAATATAG
- a CDS encoding DUF6123 family protein, with the protein MEENVLEDYIALLASKGFRLPDGDLYFIDFGRHYTDASDYQVKIALEITLINQLSFDGSYFIALLESFVKENVRSKKNAYALLSRLEENNDKKQSCIVG; encoded by the coding sequence ATGGAAGAAAATGTATTAGAAGATTACATCGCTTTACTTGCTTCTAAAGGCTTTCGTCTACCTGATGGGGATCTTTATTTTATTGATTTTGGAAGACATTATACAGATGCATCTGATTATCAAGTGAAAATCGCGCTTGAAATAACACTTATCAATCAGCTTTCGTTTGATGGAAGTTATTTTATTGCGCTCCTTGAATCATTTGTTAAGGAGAACGTTCGTTCTAAGAAAAATGCATATGCGTTACTTAGTCGACTAGAAGAAAATAATGATAAAAAACAGTCATGTATAGTGGGGTAA
- a CDS encoding amino acid permease → MDKRNLGFWVLTALVVGNMVGSGIFMLPRSLAEVASPGGVMSAWIITGFGVLMTALVFGNLSLRKPELNGGPQNYAKALFKENTQSSLLGGYLVSWGYWVANWTGNVAIITTFASYLSTFFPVMESKNPLFKVAGTTITSGGVITFIVCSVLLWGVHFLILNGVEGAGKVNFIATAAKVLGFVLFIMVCLFAFQSSNLLPFYQPVEGEGGGSTGFFGQVNSAAIATLWAFVGVESAVVFATRAKKKSDVKKATILGLLIALALYLCITLLVMGTLTQSELISSQKPLVDALKAAIGPSGGMIMALLGIISLTGATIGWVLLSAEVPFQAAQQKMFIPAFLKENPKGAPVVSLWITNICTQLFIFSVVSQSMAQAFDFMIFIATLAFLVPYIFAALYQLKLVITGDTYERSDNKRIFDGIIAAIATIYSIWVIYAGTADIKTFLFGVALLASGIIFYPLVPKKGYRNEERPTE, encoded by the coding sequence TTGGATAAAAGAAACCTTGGCTTTTGGGTTTTAACAGCCCTAGTAGTCGGAAACATGGTGGGATCTGGGATTTTCATGCTGCCAAGATCTCTTGCGGAAGTAGCAAGTCCAGGCGGTGTCATGTCAGCTTGGATAATAACTGGATTTGGAGTGTTAATGACTGCCTTAGTATTTGGGAATTTATCTTTAAGAAAACCTGAATTAAATGGCGGACCTCAAAACTATGCAAAAGCATTATTTAAAGAAAACACGCAATCTTCATTATTAGGAGGCTATCTGGTTAGCTGGGGATATTGGGTAGCTAACTGGACTGGAAACGTAGCAATCATAACAACATTCGCAAGTTACCTATCTACATTTTTTCCTGTAATGGAAAGTAAGAATCCGCTTTTTAAGGTAGCAGGGACTACCATAACAAGCGGCGGAGTTATTACTTTTATCGTTTGTTCCGTTCTTTTATGGGGTGTTCATTTTCTCATTTTAAACGGGGTTGAAGGAGCAGGGAAAGTTAACTTTATTGCGACAGCTGCTAAAGTGTTAGGATTTGTATTGTTTATTATGGTATGTCTTTTCGCTTTCCAAAGCAGCAATCTTCTTCCTTTCTATCAGCCAGTTGAAGGTGAGGGAGGGGGATCTACCGGGTTTTTCGGACAGGTAAATAGTGCAGCGATAGCAACTCTTTGGGCATTCGTTGGAGTTGAATCGGCAGTTGTTTTTGCAACACGAGCAAAGAAGAAAAGTGACGTTAAAAAAGCTACAATTCTCGGATTATTAATTGCACTTGCTTTATATCTCTGTATTACTCTATTGGTTATGGGCACTTTAACTCAAAGCGAGCTTATATCGTCACAAAAACCTTTAGTTGATGCTTTAAAAGCAGCAATCGGACCTTCAGGCGGAATGATTATGGCGCTTTTAGGTATTATTTCCTTAACGGGAGCTACAATTGGCTGGGTCTTACTTTCTGCTGAAGTTCCCTTTCAGGCAGCTCAGCAAAAAATGTTTATACCTGCCTTCTTGAAAGAAAATCCAAAAGGGGCACCAGTTGTGTCTTTGTGGATTACAAACATATGTACTCAGCTGTTTATATTTTCAGTAGTATCCCAGTCCATGGCACAAGCGTTTGATTTTATGATATTTATTGCAACATTGGCTTTTCTCGTTCCATATATCTTTGCTGCCCTTTATCAGTTAAAGCTTGTAATTACAGGAGACACATACGAGAGATCGGATAATAAACGGATTTTTGATGGAATCATTGCAGCAATCGCAACTATTTATTCAATATGGGTGATCTATGCAGGTACTGCTGATATCAAGACATTCCTGTTTGGTGTTGCACTTCTCGCTTCTGGTATCATTTTCTATCCTCTTGTTCCTAAAAAGGGATATCGTAATGAAGAAAGACCGACTGAATAA
- a CDS encoding DMT family transporter produces MIKKPWFADANLLLVAFVWGTTFVIVQRAIAFLKPYSFNTIRFSFAALILFFFILFFKRNLLFHFKNVTLLRNGVILGFFLYLGYGFQTVGLLYTTSSKAGFITGLSVVLVPLLSYLFLNQKLNWQIGISSIFAMYGLYLLTIQNAFTINIGDGYVFFCALFFAMHIVFTGKFAKTFDALSLTVVQLITVSICSFITALFTENWRSMFSASKVFKPDVLIALLITSLFATALAFLAQTYFQSYTSPARVAFIFAMEPVFAAITAFIMISEHLDAKAIIGCVLILLGMVLSEIKLGKFTIKQQKEWDVR; encoded by the coding sequence ATGATTAAAAAACCTTGGTTTGCTGACGCTAACCTATTGTTAGTAGCTTTTGTGTGGGGAACGACTTTTGTTATTGTTCAGAGAGCTATTGCCTTTTTGAAGCCCTATTCTTTCAATACTATAAGATTCAGTTTTGCTGCACTTATATTATTTTTCTTTATTTTGTTTTTCAAACGTAATTTACTTTTCCATTTTAAAAATGTAACATTGTTGCGAAATGGGGTTATTTTAGGCTTTTTTCTTTATTTAGGCTATGGTTTTCAAACGGTCGGTCTTTTGTATACTACTTCATCAAAAGCTGGTTTTATTACAGGACTAAGTGTTGTTTTAGTTCCTTTATTAAGCTACTTGTTTTTAAATCAAAAATTAAACTGGCAGATCGGAATTAGTTCAATTTTTGCCATGTACGGATTATATTTATTGACCATTCAAAATGCTTTTACAATAAACATCGGTGACGGATATGTATTTTTTTGTGCTCTTTTCTTTGCTATGCACATCGTATTCACAGGTAAGTTTGCCAAAACATTTGATGCATTGAGTCTGACGGTTGTTCAGCTGATTACTGTTTCAATATGCAGTTTTATTACCGCATTATTTACAGAGAACTGGCGATCAATGTTTTCAGCCAGCAAAGTTTTTAAACCTGATGTGTTAATTGCACTGTTAATTACATCATTATTTGCTACCGCATTAGCTTTTTTGGCACAAACTTACTTCCAGTCATACACTTCTCCTGCCCGAGTGGCGTTTATTTTTGCAATGGAACCCGTTTTTGCTGCTATAACAGCTTTTATTATGATTAGCGAACATTTGGATGCAAAGGCAATAATCGGCTGTGTACTTATACTTTTGGGTATGGTTTTATCAGAAATAAAGCTTGGCAAATTTACAATTAAACAGCAAAAAGAGTGGGACGTTCGTTAA
- a CDS encoding DNA alkylation repair protein has protein sequence MTNPYLCPNCKTNRTRFNVIEQNPVSVKLDPATGSVVQQYGDGDDLDMFHLPYKGAQKLIQCAACGVVGEEEMYIKRAQSNPRT, from the coding sequence ATGACGAATCCTTATTTATGTCCAAACTGTAAAACTAATCGAACTCGTTTCAATGTGATCGAACAAAATCCAGTTTCAGTTAAATTAGATCCTGCGACAGGCAGTGTTGTTCAGCAATATGGCGATGGCGATGACCTAGATATGTTTCATCTGCCATACAAAGGTGCTCAAAAGCTTATTCAATGTGCAGCATGTGGAGTAGTCGGCGAAGAGGAAATGTATATTAAACGAGCTCAAAGTAATCCTAGAACATAA